Proteins from a single region of Rhinatrema bivittatum chromosome 13, aRhiBiv1.1, whole genome shotgun sequence:
- the LOC115075081 gene encoding olfactory receptor 13A1-like — MEGENQTMSIKFYLMGFSKHPHLQPLFFAIFFIIYMLALLGNALIITVITTDSRLHTPMYFFLINLSILDICCTTTAIPKILQIILSEDKSISYPGCMTQLCLFLSALSTELLLLTVMAYDRYVAICIPLHYTTIMSKRTCILLAAAVWLIGFINSIIHTGLMLRLKFCEHNILNHFFCEIPPVLKVACSDTYINNVMDIMADILISMVCFLLTVLSYTYIISAILKIRSAEKKMKAFSTCASHLTVVSLFYGGVIYTYVRPVFSNELEADKVMSAVYAIASPMLNPIIYSLRNKEVINALKKLVGRNVFSQR; from the coding sequence ATGGAAGGAGAGAACCAGACAATGTccattaaattttatctgatgGGATTCTCCAAGCATCCACACCTTCAACCCTTATTTTTTGCCATATTCTTTATTATCTACATGCTAGCCTTGCTGGGCAATGCTTTGATCATTACCGTCATTACCACTGACTCTCGCCTTCATACTCCCATGTACTTCTTTCTCATCAACTTGTCCATTTTAGACATTTGTTGCACAACAACTGCTATTCCTAAGATCTTACAGATCATCCTGTCAGAGGACAAATCTATTTCCTACCCTGGATGCATGACTCAGCTCTGTCTCTTTCTTTCAGCCTTGAGTACAGAGCTCTTGCTCTTGACAGTGATGGCGTACGATCGCTATGTTGCAATATGCATCCCGCTGCATTATACAACCATCATGAGCAAGAGGACTTGTATTCTTCTGGCTGCAGCTGTCTGGCTGATTGGATTCATTAATTCAATAATACACACTGGCTTAATGCTTAGGTTAAAATTCTGTGAGCACAACATTCTTAACCACTTCTTCTGTGAAATCCCACCAGTATTAAAGGTGGCCTGCTCAGACACTTACATCAATAATGTGATGGATATAATGGCAGATATTCTAATTAGTATGGTTTGCTTCCTTTTAACAGTCTTATCTTACACATACATCATCTCAGCCATATTGAAAATCCGATCTGCTGAGAAAAAGATGAAGGCCTTTTCTACCTGTGCATCTCACCTCACTGTTGTGTCGTTATTCTATGGAGGTGTAATATACACCTATGTTCGACCTGTCTTCAGCAATGAACTAGAGGCAGACAAAGTAATGTCTGCAGTTTATGCTATTGCCTCTCCTATGCTGAACCCGATTATTTACAGTTTAAGAAACAAAGAGGTTATCAATGCTCTTAAAAAATTAGTTGGCAGAAATGTATTTTCACAAAGATAG